Sequence from the Camelus bactrianus isolate YW-2024 breed Bactrian camel chromosome 21, ASM4877302v1, whole genome shotgun sequence genome:
AGCCCCCAGCCAGACGGTATTGCACATTCTCTGTTCCTTACTTTTAATCTCAACTGACAAACTTGGGCACCTTGTACCTCTGAGCACCtctgagctgggggaggggagacataACAGAAATGGCACTTCATCATGGGTGGGTGGGGCGGTGAGGAAGAGGCTAGACAGACATGCCATAAGGCAAGATGACTTAcagggaaaacatttttaaaaaaagcttccaATTTCgtggaagagagaaaagcaaaaccaaacgATTTCTCCAGTGCTTTCAAAGCACAGAGGGCAAAGAAAAGATGTAagaatatatctttatatatatatatataattttaaaataatcccagACCCAGTTCCATTAaccccccctccctctcccaccactTACAGTCAGGGGTTCCACATTCCCCAGAAAAATACTCGAAACGACCCCATCACTACCTGTTACTAGCGTCTCGCTTCCACATCATTTCACCACTGAGGGAGCCCAGACACGGGCTGCATCTCTACTCCTTTTTAAGTGCTCAATgaatttgggggaagggaggaaagaaaaaaagccaggAAGGCCCGTAGGGCCAGTATAATCACCCACAGTGGCTCTGGAGTATGGGGAGTAGAGGCCAGTGTCAGGGGAACTGAGCCTGATTCCAGCTCCTTCTCCCATCCCATCCCCAAACTTTACGGGGAAGATGTGCAGTTTGTATGTGTGTTAACTTTAAAAGTGccttcttactttaaaaaattatttaattttaaaaaataaacgtgGGGGAACTTCCCCAGGTGGCTTTCAAGGGCAAAATGTTAAACTCCTCTTCACACCTCGCTGCTGAGAGTATCCCTTACTCAAACTCTGGCAGCTTCTAGAGCTGAGAGGCAGGTGGGTGTATACTATGAGGAGAGCAGAAACTCCTACCTTTAAGGGGCTTCGCTTACCTCAAAAACAGCCTggtctcctcccccttcccccacggTGTGGGCAAATGGGACGCTAATCTCCCCAATCCCCAGAACAGCAACATTGCACAATTCAATTCATTCTCTACATTAGTagcacttaattaaaaaaaaaaaaaaaaaagcacgatTAATAGAattctggggagaaaaaagacAACTACTTTCATAGCAGAGGTCCAGGACTGGTTTTGACATGACTTGTTTGGCTTTGAGCAGTTGGCTCTGCAGTTAGTGCAGCAGCATCAGGGCAGGGCTTCAACCTGACCAGGTGCCCTCACCCTCATCTCCTGGTACTCAGAGGGTGAAGGGAGAGATGAATGAGAAAGTCTCAATTGTTGGGAGAGaaacccctcttccttcctttaagTCTGTCTCCTCCCTTTGTCATCTGACTCATGCCCATTCCAGAACATCCAGCAAAATCAGGCTGGGAACCACCACTCCTCTATATTACAGTGGGCTGTGGTTACTGAGGGCAGGCTAGgagttcaaaaaaagaaaagaaagaggtgcAGGCAGGGGAGAATTTTACAAagaaagcaagacaaaataattttGGGCTACTTGGCCTGTAACATACTTCTCTGTCTCCACTGGGGTTAGGAGACCAATCTTCTTCCCCAGCATCCACAAGGCCAGGACCTGGTCTCAGTCCTCCTTGGTTCAACAGTATGCTCATCGGCgtgcccccttctcccccttcttcaTGGATCAATTCCAGGGTGGTTAACTTCTAAAGCTTCTCCTTCTAGGCTCTTTCCCCTCATCCTTAGAGAGCCCAACTTCAATACTAAACACTGCCTCCTGAACTGTCCAGCCAAGAGATGCTCCACAGCTGGTGTGCTATTCCTTCTTGTTTGATGCCGCCCCCCGCAACCCTGGGTTAAGTGCATTTAAAATTTCTGCCCCTAAAACTCTCAGTCATGTCTTACTTGGCAGTTGGGGACCCTACTGCAATGCTATCATTTAACTGAATgttatttgtgtttaaaaaaaaaaaaaaaaaaaaaaagactaaagagaaaaagaaaaatactggggGGGAAATAAAAAGGTTTAACCGTCCACTGAACAAAGGGAGGACACACAACatcattaaaaaagataataattatAGCATAAAAACGAACTTTAGACACACGTCAGAGGGCTTACATTTCTCCCCAGGACCTCATTCTGACCTCTGTCAGAGGCAAGGGTCCACCTCAGTGttaaagaaaactgaagagaagaCAGAGCGGCAGAAGAACAGATCGCAGCAGTGTGAAACAAAGGGGAGGTGGCGGGGCAGGGCATGTGTTTTCttgttgatttctactttttgtcttctgtttttctgttttgttttccgtGTATGGTAGGCACCAGTACAGGCACTGCATGCGACGGAAGTTGGGGACaatgggagaggagaggggtaAAGGATTCAAGGTTGGGGCAGTACAAGTGGAACAGGCGTTATTTCTGTCCACTGATGGACTGCGATATAGACCGGGGAGGGATCATGTCTAAAAGATATTCCCGCTGTCGGTCTGCCAAACTGGGGGCTTTGTGTCCTCCGATGCCAGTGTTCAAGTATGCAATGTTGACACCTAGACCCAGGAGACAAAAGTGGAGGGCAGGTATTAAAAGAGGAAATGACCCCTTCTTCTGCATTACCCTGGAGCTGCAGAACTGGCAATGAGGAGGAAACATCAGAAATTATCTACATCTGTCCAGACTCAGTTGAGATTTATTTCAGTAGCAACTACCTCCCTGCTCCCAAGCTTTAGGAAAAGAGGTCTTTCCAAAACTTCAGTCCTACCAAGAATAATAAACATGGACTGGATGGTGTAGAAGAGTCAGAGAAAATAgtggtgagaagaaaataatcaagacaaagagagaattaCTGAATCCGCTTTGGTTTTGCAGCTGCTGACTGTGGAGGAGCATCCTTGGATCATTCACAGGATTAGAACAGTTAACCCTTCATTATGGCCAAAAGAGATCAACAATCACATGCCCACCGAGAGGGCACACTAGATATTAAATTTATAATGGCAGGGACTATATCATTTTCACCACCAAAATCCTAGtgcactgtgcctggcatgtaatatgGATTTAGCGAATATATGCCGAATAACAGAAATGAAGGGAGCAGGGCctaaagaaagcagaaaacaaaagaaagaacaattcgCCTGAAGGGGCTGCTAAAGAACAGCATACTAACTTGTCAATCCCTGAGAAAGTTCTCAGATCAGCCCTTCTTACCTGGCATACCAAGGAGGCCACCTGGCACAGACAGCTGGGGTGCCTGTGCGAAGTTGGAGAGCATGGAACGGGCAGATGTGGGTATGCCACGCTGGAGGCTGCTTTGGGGCTGTGGAGCCTGCAACGATGAGGGACAAGTAATCATAACTTTGCCATGATGGAAGGTGAAAAGGGGAGGTAAGGGTGTGGGAGTACAGAAGAACAGTATGATTTCCCACAGAAGAAAGGACAGATTGGAATACATGGCTGACAAACCCTCAAGAGAAATCCTCACCTGCCGAAGCGTGTGATGTCTCATTATGGTCTCTTGTTTACTGACACTGGACACAGCTGGAGCCGTAGTAGGGGAAAGGGCTGCCTGCTGCTGTAATCGCTGTTCAATTTCCTGTTGGGAGTCATCAGGTCAAGTTGGGCAGGACAGCACCCAATTCCCTAACCAAAACCTAGAGGTCTTCTTACCTCTAATGTTGCGAGCTAGTCAGAGGGATATGGAAAAGGCAAGAGTCCGGTGGGGTAGGTGCACTAAGATCTCTGGGTACTAGTAATCTACATGCTTCACTGATTAAGGAATCCCTCTGTCTGAAAAAGCTGGCTCTCAGAAGTTGGCTGGAGACATCTGGGTGGTGGTACCCACCCAGAGCTGACTGATGTAATTAAGCCTGATGAGTTACTGAGGTTTTATTTTTGACTCTTGTCTATCCATTTTCTAGAAGGCCCATGATGTTACCCTAATGGGTCTGATGGGTGGCGGGGTGGGAAATGGGATAGAGGAAAAGGATCTGAGATTCCCAACATATCCTCCCTTCTCCGAGAAACTCTCATTCTATTAATACTATAGGAGAGTTCACACACTCCAGTAGCACTCATCTTCACTCTTCACTAATCTCACTTTTATAATCTACCTTCTCCTTTGTTGTTTCTTTGTCAAATATGGACTGCAGATAATTACTTCTCTCGAAGAGATTTCTAGTACAAATATAAACCCCTTCCACCAAAATCCATTTGTTTGAGGAAATGAAGTCAAGAATAAAGGAACTTCTTGAGCGCTATCAGGGAAAGCCAAGTGTCAAGACTTTTGTCCCTTTCCTTTAACCTCAGCCATTATATGTCACTATGCTCGTACCCAATCAGAAAGAGTCAAATGGAAATGGGAAAGACAGGCTggtaaggagggaaaaaagggatCCCAGGCCTCTAGGTTCTAAGAACTTAGATGAGAAACCTAGATCACCTGGGCTGCGGGGATCACACAGACAACTCTTGTAAACTAGAAGGAACTACGTTTTGGGAAAACCCAACCTAGGCAGGTGGCTGGTAAGAAGTCAGAGTTCTTACCTGTTCCTGCTGTAGGGCTTTAACAAAAGCATTTTTCAGCCGGTTGGTGTGTTCTGCCTTTAGAGCCTTCTTCTGGTTGGAGGTCATACATTGCTCACACAGAATCTTACCATTCTTTTCTTGCTTCCAGTGAGGGGTGAAATCTGTGCGGCACTGGGCACAAACAAATGGTTCAACCCGCAGAAGTGAGGCACAGCTTTTCCCTAGATGCCAAACAAAAAGAATAATCAGCGGTTTCACATTTCCTCTCTACCTCCTGTTTCTCATCATCAGATGAATCTTTTTCTGAGAGTTTATTCTGCTGAATTGAGAAGACAACATCCACTGTCATCTATATGAACCTTGCCTCCCATATCCAACCCATATAGAGGGTTTGGATTTATAAAATACTGTagtttataaaatacttttatttcatttgattgcAACAACATTAGGGAATTAGACTGTACCATCcccatttacaaatgaggaaactaagtctAAGAAACACAGCTCCTAAATGACAAAGCTGGGACAAGAACCCAAGTTTTCTGGTTTCCTATTACATTACACTAAGAAAATAAGTGTCAATTCACAGCCAAAGGGTCCATGTAATCCAGCTAATACCTTTGCTTCTTAGCATCTCTTTACCTCAGACTGCACTTACCCCTATTTGTAATTTTTACCTATCAGTGTCTGAATTATTCACTTCACGATCTATTTATAGTCAATACTGAGCCCTTTAGGCACTTTACTATTAGGTGTTCCCTTAAATCCATATGTTTAGAAATTCaggcttggggggagggtatagctcagtagtaagAGTACCTGCCTActatgcacaaggttctgggttcaaccctcagtacttccactaaaaataaataaataaataaataaacctaattacccaccccccagaacaacaacaacaaaaaaagaaattaaattcagGCTTAATAACTTCCGTATGTATAGACTGTATGATGTTAATACTCTGTAGTCTGGTTCAGTGTTGTTTTACAGCTTTTATGTGGTCATAGTTATCCAAATCAGTCTATTATCTCAACTATAAGCATTCAAGTGGCAGGGACTGAATATAATAATGCAGCACAATGCCACATAAACACTGACATTAAAAGTAAGTGTTCTAGTCTTCAAATTATGCATGCATCATGCTAGGCATAATTTTAAAGAACAATATGTTGCAAAAAATTGGCAAGATATACAAaatacacaataaaaaataataagcttaaaatatacatacaaaaaggTTTTTGATCTGTTGCTCCCAAACAGCCTCCAAATAAGGGATAGGCGGTAGTTTGGCAATAGTAAGGAAAGATTATTTAATATTACCCAGTGCTCTGTGATCAACTCTGCCCATATCAGTCAGGTTTGGCAACCTCTCGCTTAGATAAAAAGACTGACCAGAAAAAACAGTCTTACCTTGACTGTCGATGACACTCTGTACGACTTCTTCCAAGCCTACCATGTAGATGAACTCGCTATTGGCTGCACTAGGCAGGAAGTGAAGCAAGGGAGCAGGTGGTTTAGGGGGTGGAATCTCCAGGAGTGTCTTTTCCAGCTGTTTGCGAAGGGCCAATTTGGCTGCAGCCTGTGAGTTGGCAGCATCAGTCATGGCGCTGGGGCTAGGAAGTGGTGAGGACACTCTGTTCACGGTCCCTGGCTGGATATGGGAGGCAAGGTTCATATAGATGGCAGAGGATGTTGTGCGCTGACAGGGAACAGAAGAACTTGACTGCTGAAATAGATTGATTATAGGGGTCAGTGATGGTATGTGGGAGAAAGGATCAATTCTTACTTTCATGGCAGAGAATACTATCTGATTCTAGTCGAAATGATTTAGCTTCCCCCAAACTCAGAAAAAGACAGGAGGTAGCCAACTTCTTCATTGAAAAAGAACTCTGGCacacaggaaaaaagaatgaTACCGGTCATGAACTAAAGCTGTTAAGAGATAACTGAGGATGTAGGCTGCTTTGTCATACAACCTTATGCTACTTACTCCCTaaattcctctctttctcctagGCAGATTTTAGCTTACTGCTGCTCTGCTGTATATAACCTCTCTTCACTATTATATTCACATAATTCCTCAATGCTTACACTTCTGGGATCACTATCAACCCACTAAAATTACCTTTGTTGTCCTAGGCTTTCTCAGTGTTCAAAACTTAAAATCTATGGTCCCTTCAACAGGGAAAGCAAATAAAAGACTTCTCTGTTTCCACATTAGGGTTCCCCCTTACCGGCTGGTAATTGATGGCGGGATTCATATTGGGTGTTGTGGTGCGTACAAGGCCAGGCTTAGGTGGGCCCCGCTGACCCTGTAACTGGGCTGGGTTTGGTGCAATCACACGTTGAGACATCAACATGTGTGGGAGGGTGGTATTGGTCGCTGAACGGATGACACTGTGACCCTGAAAGAGACGAGGAGCAAAAAGTACAGTCATAGGTGGTAAAATGCCCCACAAAATGCCAAAGGGAAAATACATAGCcaaatggaaacacagaaaaatagtcAGACTTGGTAATTCTACCTTACTGATCTATGAGATGAATCTACcatcactgtaaaacctgattAGTGGTTAGGAATTCCCTGGCTTTTTTGGTAGAAGCTATCTAACCCTACATGGAAAAGGGCCAAGCTGGAAACCTATAGAGTACAAAGACTAGAGGGAAAAGATTAGTTATTTGTCCTATTGCAGACTAAATCATGCCACAAAGGATCAATAGGACTATCTATAGTAGTAACACCTCTATTAAAGCCAGGTTCTTCTATAAACCTCACAAAAGCCCCAAAACAGAGATAGGATAACAGAGTCCCCTGACACTAAGATTCCACTATGGGTCTCATACCTGTAATGTTCTCAAATTCTGAGGTTCAACCCCTTGGGCCCCGGGCCGAGAGGGAAGCTTGGATAGACCTTGCTGTCCTACATGGGCAGGAGATGGCTGAACAATAGATGCTGCATTCTGTACAACTGGAGtctgggagagaagagaaaatgagacAGTGGAAAAGGCTAGTAATCACATGTAGCAATCTGGTCTACTTCTAGGCTTTTAAAGCTCCTTGTCAGTCTGAAGCTCCTGTTGACCAGGAGGGAAAATAAGAGTATCAGAATCAAGGTTTTCTCGAATAAGgcccaagattaaaaaaaaaaaaaaaaatcactgttcttGGAGACTAAAAATCATGGAACCAGAGAAGAACGAGCCACCCAGCTCCATCTACCTGGGGCGGCCCATTCTCAAACCAGTTTTTCTTCGCTTTCTGCTAGTCCCTTATTTGTTGGGCATATTACCTTCTGGACCACGTTCTCTTTCTGTAGCTGactctgtctcagtttctttaacaGCACCAGTCTAGCTTCTTCCAATCGCAGCTCATCCCTCAGCTGCTTGATGAGCTGCTGCCGTTCCTCAATGCCTTTCCCCTGAGGAAACACAGAGACTTATCAGCTATGGTAGCAGGTACTCAGAGTCCTTTCCTGCAAGATGATCTTCTCTTTTAGGTCTGAAACCTTCATCTTCCACAAGCACAAGTGGCCATGGGGTTGTTATCTTTCCGTTCCTACCACACAGTATGGTACAGTGTCTGGTatagagtaggtgctcaaaaattgCTTACAGAATGAAAGGAGAGACCACACGTAAATGCTAATTAACCAGATTCCTGGCAA
This genomic interval carries:
- the GATAD2B gene encoding transcriptional repressor p66-beta isoform X2: MDRMTEDALRLNLLKRSLDPADERDDVLAKRLKMEGHEAMERLKMLALLKRKDLANLEVPHDLPTKQDGSGVKGYEEKLNGNLRPHGDSRTSGRPGKENINDEPVDMSARRSEPDRGRLTPSPDIIVLSDNEASSPRSSSRMEERLKAANLEMFKGKGIEERQQLIKQLRDELRLEEARLVLLKKLRQSQLQKENVVQKTPVVQNAASIVQPSPAHVGQQGLSKLPSRPGAQGVEPQNLRTLQGHSVIRSATNTTLPHMLMSQRVIAPNPAQLQGQRGPPKPGLVRTTTPNMNPAINYQPSSSSVPCQRTTSSAIYMNLASHIQPGTVNRVSSPLPSPSAMTDAANSQAAAKLALRKQLEKTLLEIPPPKPPAPLLHFLPSAANSEFIYMVGLEEVVQSVIDSQGKSCASLLRVEPFVCAQCRTDFTPHWKQEKNGKILCEQCMTSNQKKALKAEHTNRLKNAFVKALQQEQEIEQRLQQQAALSPTTAPAVSSVSKQETIMRHHTLRQAPQPQSSLQRGIPTSARSMLSNFAQAPQLSVPGGLLGMPGVNIAYLNTGIGGHKAPSLADRQREYLLDMIPPRSISQSISGQK
- the GATAD2B gene encoding transcriptional repressor p66-beta isoform X1, with translation MDRMTEDALRLNLLKRSLDPADERDDVLAKRLKMEGHEAMERLKMLALLKRKDLANLEVPHDLPTKQDGSGVKGYEEKLNGNLRPHGDSRTSGRPGKENINDEPVDMSARRSEPDRGRLTPSPDIIVLSDNEASSPRSSSRMEERLKAANLEMFKGKGIEERQQLIKQLRDELRLEEARLVLLKKLRQSQLQKENVVQKTPVVQNAASIVQPSPAHVGQQGLSKLPSRPGAQGVEPQNLRTLQGHSVIRSATNTTLPHMLMSQRVIAPNPAQLQGQRGPPKPGLVRTTTPNMNPAINYQPQSSSSVPCQRTTSSAIYMNLASHIQPGTVNRVSSPLPSPSAMTDAANSQAAAKLALRKQLEKTLLEIPPPKPPAPLLHFLPSAANSEFIYMVGLEEVVQSVIDSQGKSCASLLRVEPFVCAQCRTDFTPHWKQEKNGKILCEQCMTSNQKKALKAEHTNRLKNAFVKALQQEQEIEQRLQQQAALSPTTAPAVSSVSKQETIMRHHTLRQAPQPQSSLQRGIPTSARSMLSNFAQAPQLSVPGGLLGMPGVNIAYLNTGIGGHKAPSLADRQREYLLDMIPPRSISQSISGQK
- the GATAD2B gene encoding transcriptional repressor p66-beta isoform X3, with translation MDRMTEDALRLNLLKRSLDPADERDDVLAKRLKMEGHEAMERLKMLALLKRKDLANLEVPHDLPTKQDGSGVKGYEEKLNGNLRPHGDSRTSGRPGKENINDEPVDMSARRSEPDRGRLTPSPDIIVLSDNEASSPRSSSRMEERLKAANLEMFKGKGIEERQQLIKQLRDELRLEEARLVLLKKLRQSQLQKENVVQKGHSVIRSATNTTLPHMLMSQRVIAPNPAQLQGQRGPPKPGLVRTTTPNMNPAINYQPQSSSSVPCQRTTSSAIYMNLASHIQPGTVNRVSSPLPSPSAMTDAANSQAAAKLALRKQLEKTLLEIPPPKPPAPLLHFLPSAANSEFIYMVGLEEVVQSVIDSQGKSCASLLRVEPFVCAQCRTDFTPHWKQEKNGKILCEQCMTSNQKKALKAEHTNRLKNAFVKALQQEQEIEQRLQQQAALSPTTAPAVSSVSKQETIMRHHTLRQAPQPQSSLQRGIPTSARSMLSNFAQAPQLSVPGGLLGMPGVNIAYLNTGIGGHKAPSLADRQREYLLDMIPPRSISQSISGQK